A genomic region of Arachis stenosperma cultivar V10309 chromosome 9, arast.V10309.gnm1.PFL2, whole genome shotgun sequence contains the following coding sequences:
- the LOC130947335 gene encoding 2-oxoglutarate and iron-dependent oxygenase domain-containing protein ICU11-like — protein MAHQNGSFPRITYQQQLQLLQQQQQQVLIQQQHHLQQRHQQHQRQQQQQQQQLEQHPRVSTNIIANGHVAGPQNQRLSLTPCSTRLRSDPKQDHKPDNYEDLQLGFDPRVFSSLEQYMPPDMLNKPRDVKAQYMSSILMRYSSEGDRVRIQKHKEYRQKIMSTYQPLYKEIYTMDAENFFVPSFLDAIRENTEAGFRRILAEPTRGIYTFEMLQPEFCEMLVSEVDNFERWVHESKIKIMRPNTMNKFGVVLDDFGMESMLDKLMKDFIRPLSRVFFAEFGGCSLDTHHGFIVEYGIHRDRELGFHVDDSEVTLNVCLGKEFSGGELFFRGARCDAHVNSDSQLEEIFDYSHVPGQAILHSGRHRHGAKATVSGKRMNLILWCRSSTFREMIKYQRAFAGWCGECRRKKKERERLSIAATKQELLKRRMAL, from the exons ATGGCTCATCAAAACGGTTCATTTCCCCGCATAACCTATCAGCAACAGCTTCAGCTTCTTCAGCAGCAACAGCAGCAGGTTCTTATTCAGCAGCAGCATCATCTTCAGCAGCGACACCAACAACACCAacgacaacaacaacaacaacaacaacagctGGAACAACACCCCCGCGTGTCCACCAACATCATCGCAAACGGACACGTGGCTGGGCCACAGAATCAGAGGTTATCGTTGACGCCATGTTCGACGCGATTGCGCTCGGACCCAAAGCAAGACCACAAGCCCGATAACTACGAAGACCTGCAATTGGGGTTCGACCCACGCGTGTTCAGCTCGCTGGAGCAATACATGCCACCCGACATGCTCAACAAGCCGCGTGATGTTAAGGCTCAGTATATGAGTAGCATTCTCATGCGATATTCCTCTGAGGGTGATCGTGTTCGG ATTCAAAAGCACAAGGAATATAGGCAGAAGATCATGTCCACTTATCAA CCATTATATAAGGAGATATATACCATGGATGCTGAAAACTTTTTTGTGCCCTCGTTTCTCGATGCAATTAGAGAAAATACGGAAGCAGGTTTTAGACGAATACTGGCTGAACCCACAAGAGGAATTTATACATTTGAAATGCTTCAACCAGAGTTTTGTGAAATGTTGGTATCTGAG GTGGATAATTTTGAAAGATGGGTCCACGAGtccaaaatcaaaatcatgCGACCTAATACAATGAATAAATTTGGTGTTGTTCTTGATGACTTTGGCATGGAAAGCATGCTTGACAAACTGATGAAAGATTTCATACGTCCCTTATCACGAG TTTTCTTTGCTGAATTCGGTGGATGCTCTCTGGACACTCATCATGGATTTATTGTTGAATATGGGATCCACAGGGATAGAGAACTTG GCTTCCATGTAGATGACTCAGAAGTTACCTTGAATGTTTGCTTGGGTAAAGAATTTTCCGGTGGAGAACTGTTCTTCCGGGGTGCTCGATGTGATGCACATGTGAATTCAGATTCCCAACTAGAG GAGATCTTCGATTATTCCCACGTTCCAGGACAGGCAATTCTTCATAGTGGTCGTCATCGGCACGGTGCCAAAGCGACAGTATCTGGGAAGCGAATGAATTTGATTCTGTGGTGTAGAAG CTCAACATTTAGAGAGATGATCAAGTATCAGAGAGCGTTTGCTGGCTGGTGTGGAGAATGCCGGCGCaagaagaaggagagagagCGGTTATCAATTGCAGCAACCAAACAG GAATTGCTTAAGAGAAGAATGGCCCTATAA